One window from the genome of Castellaniella sp. MT123 encodes:
- a CDS encoding C40 family peptidase produces MRNALVGGLCVLLAACAGPSGSRRTEARIQPIDPAQRTEVVMTALSLLDTQYRYGSARPVRGFDCSGLVKYVFATATHTALPHNTDDIARLSRPVSRRALQPGDLVFFDTLNQPNSHMGIYLGDGRFINAPSTGGQVRIDSLDSPYYRRHFQSVGTLFAR; encoded by the coding sequence TTGCGCAATGCGCTCGTTGGCGGCTTGTGCGTGCTGCTGGCCGCGTGCGCGGGCCCGTCAGGGTCGCGGCGGACCGAGGCCAGGATCCAGCCGATCGACCCCGCGCAGCGCACGGAGGTGGTGATGACGGCGCTCAGCCTGCTGGATACGCAGTACCGCTACGGCAGCGCCCGCCCCGTGCGGGGATTCGATTGCAGCGGGCTGGTGAAGTATGTGTTCGCGACGGCCACGCACACGGCGCTGCCGCACAATACCGATGACATCGCGCGTCTGAGCCGACCAGTGTCCCGCAGGGCCCTGCAGCCGGGGGACCTGGTGTTCTTCGATACCCTGAATCAGCCCAATTCACACATGGGCATCTATCTGGGCGATGGCCGCTTCATCAACGCGCCATCCACCGGGGGCCAGGTACGTATCGATTCGCTCGACAGTCCCTATTACCGGCGGCATTTCCAGTCGGTGGGCACGTTGTTTGCACGGTGA
- a CDS encoding Spy/CpxP family protein refolding chaperone: protein MTFTPIRTLSALALAATIVAAPLAATAASGPQGQWGEHASQKAGHDNDHHGDRWMRGLDLTQAQQDQIFKIRHDQEQAVYDQKKALKEAAGNLRELTQADSFDQAKAKQAADTLGQAQGQLALLRAQTMAQVRAVLTPEQRQKLAERHEQRGLKGNMKGPMKP from the coding sequence ATGACTTTCACGCCGATCCGCACGCTCTCCGCCCTGGCGCTGGCCGCCACCATCGTCGCCGCCCCGCTGGCCGCCACAGCGGCCTCCGGTCCGCAGGGACAGTGGGGGGAACACGCATCGCAGAAGGCTGGTCACGACAATGACCACCATGGCGACCGTTGGATGCGCGGCCTGGATCTGACCCAGGCGCAACAGGATCAGATCTTCAAGATCCGTCACGACCAGGAACAGGCCGTCTACGACCAGAAAAAGGCCCTGAAGGAAGCCGCCGGCAATCTGCGCGAACTGACCCAGGCCGACAGTTTCGATCAGGCCAAGGCCAAGCAAGCCGCCGACACACTGGGTCAGGCCCAGGGTCAGCTGGCCCTGCTGCGCGCCCAGACCATGGCCCAGGTTCGCGCCGTCCTGACACCCGAACAGCGGCAGAAGCTGGCTGAACGGCACGAACAGCGTGGACTCAAGGGCAACATGAAAGGCCCGATGAAACCCTGA
- a CDS encoding YggS family pyridoxal phosphate-dependent enzyme, whose amino-acid sequence MSAVPPIRPAYQTASSQAEIQANLADIRHRIQAACARADRDPSTVRLLPVSKTVDESRIRMAYAAGCRLLGENKVQEAYGKWETMADLTDLHWAIIGHLQTNKAKFVARFAQEFQALDNLRVAEALDRRLQEEGRSLDVLVQVNTSGEDSKFGLAPDQVLDFARALPAYGALRVRGLMTLALFSSDENHVRPCFVLLRSLRDQLRQEAPQGDAFAELSMGMSGDFEWAIEEGATTVRVGQAIFGSRTLPDSYYWPEGTAGKP is encoded by the coding sequence ATGAGCGCTGTTCCCCCGATCCGTCCGGCTTATCAGACCGCATCGTCCCAGGCGGAAATCCAGGCCAACCTGGCCGACATCCGGCACCGCATCCAGGCGGCCTGCGCGCGGGCCGACCGCGATCCGTCGACAGTACGTCTGCTGCCCGTCAGCAAAACCGTTGACGAGTCCCGCATCCGGATGGCCTACGCCGCCGGCTGTCGGCTGCTGGGGGAAAACAAGGTCCAGGAAGCCTACGGCAAATGGGAAACCATGGCCGACCTGACAGATCTGCACTGGGCCATCATCGGTCACCTGCAGACCAACAAGGCCAAATTCGTCGCCCGCTTCGCGCAGGAATTCCAGGCGCTGGACAATCTCCGGGTGGCCGAGGCGCTGGACCGGCGGCTACAAGAAGAAGGTCGCAGCCTGGATGTCCTCGTCCAGGTGAACACGTCGGGCGAGGACAGCAAATTCGGGCTGGCGCCCGACCAGGTGCTGGATTTCGCGCGCGCCCTGCCCGCCTACGGCGCGCTGCGCGTGCGCGGCCTGATGACGCTGGCCCTGTTTTCCTCGGACGAAAATCACGTCAGGCCCTGCTTCGTGCTGCTCAGGTCCCTGCGGGATCAGCTGCGCCAGGAAGCCCCCCAGGGAGACGCCTTCGCCGAACTGTCCATGGGCATGTCGGGGGACTTCGAATGGGCCATCGAGGAAGGCGCCACCACCGTGCGCGTTGGCCAGGCGATTTTCGGATCGCGCACCCTGCCCGACAGCTATTACTGGCCAGAGGGCACCGCCGGGAAGCCCTGA
- the recC gene encoding exodeoxyribonuclease V subunit gamma: MREEGSELTPGLVLVHGNRAEQLREVLVAWMGHDPLAPLENESLLVHSNGIAQWLRLALAQDLNGGIAAALDFLLPSRFMWQAYRSVLGADAVPEDSPLDKNALVWRLMRLLPDLLDRPDYAVLQRFLADDADVRKRYQLACRLADLFDQYQVYRADWLQAWSQGEAVLSDGRGPVRELPDTQAWQAHLWRALLDDLGGGAAPVGRAAIHEAFMTRVLDPGMQVRPAGLPRRILVFGISAMPRQTFEALASLSRWVQILVCVHNPCAHYWADIQGDRDLLRARFRRQARRPGMADVLDDTALHQQTHPLLASWGRQGRDYIGMLDDFDDPAQRSRWVPHFDALHRRIDAFQDLPGDTLLEQLQDDIRDLRPLSETRDLWPAVDLGQDASIRFLVAHSVQREVEILQDQLLAAFEADPSLQPRDVIVMVPDIEIYAPHIQAVFGLYGPRDRRHIPYALADRSQRHADPLVIVLEQLLTLPRLRLGLAELLEWLDVPALRARFGIAAEDLPLLQTWARDAQVRWGLHAGHRAAFDLDQTEQAAHAHTWRFGLQRMLLGYATGPDAPAWQGIEPYDEPGGLQAAALGALAHLLDTVDRYWRLLNEPAAPRQWVGYFQALLDDFFRPQTDADAQTLTRFRQSLQDWLQACDAAGLAEALPSAIAAEHCLAQLDHGGLSQRFFAGAVTFATLMPMRAIPFRRVCLLGMHDGAFPRVRAPSDMDLMATHPRSGDRSRREDDRYLFLEALLSARDQFYVSWVGHSIQDNAQQPPSVLVAQLCEHLDRGWRLADAAGTVSAALTCQHPLQPFSRRYFPLPSEPGDSRLFTYAAEWRAARSGLGQVRQPAADADPLPPLVLETVLHLGLLRGFLRHPVQMFFRQRLQVGFDVADADLSEDEPFAQSGLTRWQLCQELLDEVVQADPGNLPQGLDTGDLVDARLRQMLRRGALVSGPLGERAARELRDAVQPPLDEYAEACARWPIVVAETLRMTSSVPDGQDGMAGFDDALSGWRRNADGAWCRIHLLASGLIDKDKRYRFKPLVPAWLEHVAAHVHGRSLTTQVISPKGTMVLAPLDMGDALRIWATLWDAWRQGMRAALPVEIGAANAWLRAGAATDPDSPACQAARQSYEQTVERDLYLRRGYPDFDCLCQGDGFFRWARILYGDLSTALPADTKKRAAREAS, from the coding sequence ATGCGCGAAGAAGGGTCGGAACTGACGCCGGGACTGGTGCTGGTGCATGGCAATCGCGCCGAGCAGCTGCGCGAGGTTCTGGTCGCCTGGATGGGCCACGACCCGCTGGCACCGCTGGAAAACGAGTCCCTGCTGGTGCACAGCAACGGTATCGCCCAGTGGCTGCGCTTGGCGTTGGCGCAGGACTTGAATGGCGGCATCGCCGCCGCGCTGGATTTCCTGCTGCCGTCGCGCTTCATGTGGCAGGCGTATCGCAGTGTCCTGGGGGCCGATGCCGTGCCCGAGGACTCCCCGCTGGACAAGAACGCCCTGGTCTGGCGCCTGATGCGCCTGCTGCCTGATCTGCTCGACCGGCCGGACTATGCCGTCCTGCAGCGATTTCTGGCCGATGATGCCGACGTGCGCAAGCGCTACCAGCTGGCCTGCCGGCTGGCGGATTTGTTCGATCAGTACCAGGTCTATCGCGCCGACTGGCTGCAGGCCTGGTCCCAGGGCGAGGCCGTGCTGAGCGATGGCCGGGGGCCTGTGCGGGAACTGCCAGATACCCAGGCCTGGCAGGCACACCTGTGGCGCGCCTTGCTCGACGACCTGGGAGGGGGGGCCGCGCCGGTCGGCCGCGCGGCGATCCACGAAGCCTTCATGACCAGGGTGCTGGATCCGGGCATGCAGGTCCGGCCGGCGGGTCTGCCGCGCCGCATCCTGGTGTTCGGCATTTCCGCCATGCCGCGCCAGACCTTCGAGGCGCTGGCCTCGCTGTCGCGCTGGGTGCAGATTCTGGTTTGCGTGCACAATCCCTGCGCGCATTACTGGGCCGACATCCAGGGGGACCGGGATCTGCTGCGCGCGCGCTTCCGGCGCCAGGCGCGCCGCCCCGGCATGGCCGATGTGCTGGACGACACAGCGCTGCATCAGCAGACGCACCCACTGTTGGCATCCTGGGGGCGCCAGGGCCGCGACTACATCGGCATGCTGGACGATTTCGACGACCCGGCCCAGCGTAGCCGCTGGGTACCGCATTTCGATGCCCTGCACCGGCGTATCGACGCCTTCCAGGACCTGCCGGGCGACACCCTGCTGGAACAGCTGCAGGACGATATCCGCGACTTGCGCCCCCTGTCCGAGACGCGGGATCTCTGGCCGGCGGTGGATCTCGGGCAGGACGCCTCGATCCGCTTCCTGGTCGCCCACAGCGTCCAGCGCGAGGTCGAGATCCTGCAGGATCAGTTGCTGGCCGCCTTCGAGGCCGACCCTTCGCTGCAGCCGCGCGACGTGATCGTCATGGTGCCCGACATCGAAATCTACGCGCCGCACATCCAGGCGGTATTCGGCCTGTACGGGCCGCGCGATAGGCGCCACATCCCGTATGCCCTGGCTGACCGTAGCCAACGGCATGCCGACCCGCTGGTCATCGTGCTCGAGCAGTTGCTGACATTGCCGCGCCTGCGCCTGGGGCTTGCCGAACTCCTGGAATGGCTGGACGTGCCGGCGCTACGGGCGCGCTTTGGCATCGCGGCCGAAGACCTGCCGCTGCTCCAGACCTGGGCGCGCGACGCACAGGTGCGGTGGGGCCTGCATGCCGGGCATCGAGCGGCCTTCGATCTGGACCAGACCGAACAGGCCGCCCATGCGCATACCTGGCGGTTCGGGCTGCAGCGTATGTTGCTGGGCTACGCCACCGGGCCGGACGCGCCGGCCTGGCAGGGCATCGAACCCTACGACGAACCCGGCGGCCTGCAGGCCGCCGCCCTGGGGGCGCTGGCGCATCTGCTGGATACGGTGGATCGCTATTGGCGCTTGCTGAACGAGCCGGCCGCTCCCCGGCAGTGGGTGGGGTATTTTCAGGCCCTGCTGGACGATTTCTTTCGCCCCCAGACCGATGCGGATGCCCAGACGCTGACCCGGTTTCGTCAGAGCCTGCAGGACTGGCTGCAGGCTTGCGATGCCGCGGGTCTGGCAGAAGCCTTGCCATCCGCGATTGCCGCCGAGCATTGTCTGGCGCAACTGGATCATGGGGGGCTGTCGCAGCGGTTCTTCGCGGGCGCCGTCACCTTCGCGACCCTGATGCCGATGCGGGCGATCCCCTTTCGTCGCGTCTGTCTGCTGGGCATGCACGACGGGGCCTTCCCCCGGGTGCGCGCGCCGTCGGACATGGATCTGATGGCCACCCATCCCCGCTCGGGCGACCGCTCGCGCCGGGAGGACGACCGCTATCTCTTCCTGGAGGCCCTGCTCTCGGCGCGCGACCAGTTCTATGTTTCCTGGGTCGGCCACAGCATCCAGGACAATGCGCAGCAACCGCCATCGGTCCTGGTGGCGCAACTGTGCGAACACCTGGACCGCGGATGGCGCCTGGCCGATGCGGCCGGCACCGTGTCGGCGGCGCTGACTTGCCAGCATCCGCTGCAGCCTTTCAGCCGACGCTACTTTCCTCTGCCATCCGAACCCGGCGATTCGCGCCTGTTCACGTATGCGGCCGAGTGGCGCGCGGCGCGATCGGGCCTGGGGCAGGTCAGGCAGCCAGCCGCGGACGCGGATCCGCTGCCGCCGCTGGTGCTGGAAACCGTCTTGCATCTAGGCCTGCTCAGAGGTTTCCTGCGGCACCCGGTCCAGATGTTCTTCCGGCAGCGCCTGCAGGTCGGTTTCGATGTGGCGGATGCGGATCTGTCCGAAGACGAGCCCTTTGCCCAGAGCGGCCTGACGCGCTGGCAGTTGTGCCAGGAACTGCTGGACGAGGTCGTTCAGGCCGATCCCGGGAACCTGCCTCAGGGGTTGGACACCGGCGACCTCGTCGACGCGCGCTTGCGGCAGATGCTGCGCCGGGGTGCGCTGGTCAGCGGCCCGTTGGGCGAGCGGGCCGCCCGGGAACTGCGCGATGCCGTGCAGCCGCCCCTGGACGAATACGCGGAAGCCTGCGCCCGATGGCCGATCGTCGTGGCCGAGACGCTGCGCATGACGAGCTCCGTCCCGGATGGCCAGGATGGGATGGCGGGCTTCGATGATGCGCTCTCCGGCTGGCGCCGGAATGCCGATGGCGCATGGTGCCGCATCCATCTGCTCGCCAGCGGCCTGATCGACAAGGACAAGCGATATCGCTTCAAGCCCCTGGTGCCGGCGTGGCTGGAGCACGTGGCGGCGCATGTGCATGGCCGGTCTCTGACGACGCAGGTCATCAGCCCCAAGGGTACGATGGTCCTGGCGCCGCTGGACATGGGGGATGCCTTGCGGATCTGGGCGACGCTGTGGGATGCCTGGCGGCAGGGCATGCGTGCCGCCTTGCCCGTCGAGATCGGCGCGGCCAATGCCTGGCTGCGCGCCGGCGCGGCGACCGATCCCGATAGCCCCGCCTGCCAGGCCGCCCGGCAATCCTATGAACAGACCGTGGAACGCGACCTGTATCTGCGGCGTGGCTATCCTGATTTCGATTGTTTGTGCCAGGGGGACGGTTTCTTTCGCTGGGCGCGGATCTTGTACGGCGACTTGTCCACCGCCCTGCCGGCGGACACCAAAAAGCGCGCCGCCCGGGAGGCCTCCTGA
- the recB gene encoding exodeoxyribonuclease V subunit beta: protein MITPDFIPQVDPLRFELRGSHLIEASAGTGKTWTIAALYVRLVLGHGGQPPRLPSQILVLTFTDAAAQELRDRIRSRLSEAAVGFSAAIGQDAPEPLPDPFLQDLRAAHPAERWPACARVLDLAAQSMDEASISTIHAWCARVLKEHAFDSASLFEQELLTDLRESQRQVAWDYWRACVARLPAAALDDVLGIWPGPDALDQSLSRLLTREGLPDMGEDDLEQVWSAASAERRAQLLALKAPWPQAVDELQAWLDAQGNQVSIRADHRGGWLQALRDWAASPDLEKPALSSTAWKALAPQGLDERWKGAGPAPEPPAASRALSRLQADLDSLPAVRLPVQRHALAWMAARLRQLLARKAAMGFDGLLTGLDAALRGMRGEPLIRTLREQFPVVLIDEFQDTDPVQYRIFDRIYDVADPAPETALIFIGDPKQAIYGFRGADVHTYLQAARACDGRVQTLNRNHRSSTALVQAVNHCFDRHEAPAVFPTGLADETIAFHPVQARGRAESWEIDGQAPSAMTARWIDVDPPDGTLTVDAYCAQAAEWCARQVADLLELGHWGRAGFRSDCGLAAVQPADMAILVNGKDEARQIREALSRQGVRSVYLSDRRSVYASAVAQELVFILAACVHPEDEQAIRAALATPLLGLDVARLAMLGDDEWAWDGQVERFQSYHQRWRQRGVLPMLRQLLHDFEVPARLLAQGPDGERLLTDCLHLAELLQQASAQLDGEQAVLHHLARQCATPDDDADAEDARRLRLESDENLVRVITIHKSKGLEYPLVFLPFICRGRAARLQDRPHLLTVDGERQWIMQATDAQRRQLLQEQLGEETRKLYVALTRARHAVWLALAVPGKDRVSGIGHVLGEDLRLAWSDRVAAHPDEFAWDTSQPADAAGSIARQEDISDDTADLGPARLLAVPAVRHPWWVASYSALHPTDAQIGAAGSRDASPETASEDVLREGRRVVDVAGWPPEPDVPLAASDGLSGALSGLPRGSETGTFLHGLLEWAAQRRFRHLDGARDLIARRCAVRGWEAHIDTLHAWLLDFVQTAWTPRVPGGPVLRLDRLRASLPEMEFWLPVEQVWVTRLDQLITQATFDAAPRPALAEDRLNGLFKGFIDLCLQGDDGRYYLIDYKSNDLGARLSDYRPSALQAAMCAARYDVQLVMYVLALHRQLRTRLPDYDYERDMGGAIYLFLRGRMAPGQGLLSLRPPPSLIEDLDALFAGQEAAAHD, encoded by the coding sequence ATGATCACACCCGATTTCATCCCCCAAGTCGATCCGTTGCGGTTCGAGCTGCGAGGCAGCCATCTGATCGAGGCCAGTGCCGGGACTGGAAAAACCTGGACGATCGCGGCGCTCTATGTGCGGCTCGTCCTCGGCCACGGAGGCCAGCCGCCGCGCCTGCCCTCCCAGATCCTGGTGCTGACCTTCACCGACGCGGCCGCGCAGGAACTGCGGGATCGCATCCGCAGCCGTCTGTCCGAGGCCGCTGTGGGGTTCTCCGCAGCCATCGGCCAGGATGCGCCCGAGCCCTTGCCCGATCCGTTCCTGCAGGATTTACGGGCAGCCCATCCCGCCGAGCGCTGGCCGGCCTGCGCGCGGGTGCTGGATCTGGCGGCCCAGTCCATGGACGAAGCCTCGATTTCCACGATCCACGCCTGGTGCGCCAGGGTGCTGAAGGAACATGCCTTCGATAGCGCCAGTCTGTTTGAGCAGGAACTGCTCACCGATCTGCGGGAATCCCAGCGCCAGGTGGCCTGGGACTACTGGCGCGCCTGCGTGGCACGCCTGCCCGCCGCCGCACTCGATGACGTCCTGGGGATCTGGCCGGGACCGGATGCCCTGGACCAGTCCCTGTCGCGGTTGCTGACTCGTGAAGGGTTGCCGGATATGGGCGAGGATGATCTCGAACAGGTCTGGTCCGCGGCCTCGGCCGAGCGTCGGGCGCAGCTGCTGGCCCTGAAGGCGCCCTGGCCGCAGGCCGTGGACGAACTGCAGGCCTGGCTGGATGCCCAGGGAAACCAGGTGAGCATCCGGGCGGATCACCGTGGTGGCTGGCTGCAGGCGCTGCGCGACTGGGCAGCCAGCCCTGATCTGGAGAAGCCGGCGTTGAGTTCCACCGCCTGGAAGGCGCTTGCGCCCCAGGGACTGGACGAGCGCTGGAAAGGTGCCGGCCCGGCCCCTGAACCGCCAGCGGCCAGCCGGGCTCTGTCGCGGCTGCAGGCGGATCTGGACAGTCTGCCCGCCGTGCGCCTGCCCGTCCAGCGGCATGCGCTGGCCTGGATGGCGGCCCGCCTGCGGCAACTGCTGGCGCGCAAGGCCGCCATGGGGTTCGACGGTTTGCTGACCGGGCTGGATGCCGCCTTGCGGGGGATGCGAGGAGAGCCCCTCATCCGGACGCTGCGCGAACAGTTTCCCGTCGTGCTGATCGACGAATTCCAGGATACGGATCCGGTCCAGTACCGGATCTTCGACCGTATCTACGACGTGGCGGATCCGGCCCCGGAGACGGCCCTGATCTTCATCGGGGACCCGAAGCAGGCGATCTACGGTTTTCGTGGCGCCGATGTGCACACCTACCTGCAGGCGGCGCGTGCCTGCGACGGCCGGGTCCAGACCCTGAACCGGAATCACCGCTCATCGACGGCGCTGGTGCAGGCGGTCAACCATTGTTTCGACCGCCACGAGGCACCCGCCGTATTCCCCACCGGGCTGGCGGATGAAACCATCGCTTTCCATCCCGTGCAGGCGCGTGGCCGTGCCGAGTCCTGGGAGATCGACGGGCAGGCGCCGTCGGCCATGACGGCTCGCTGGATCGATGTGGACCCACCCGACGGAACCCTGACGGTCGATGCCTATTGCGCGCAGGCGGCCGAATGGTGCGCCCGTCAGGTGGCCGATCTGCTGGAACTGGGGCATTGGGGGCGGGCCGGGTTCCGCTCGGATTGCGGGCTGGCCGCGGTACAGCCCGCCGACATGGCGATTCTGGTCAACGGCAAAGATGAGGCCCGGCAAATCCGCGAGGCCCTGAGCCGGCAGGGGGTGCGCAGCGTCTATCTCTCGGATCGGCGGTCAGTCTATGCGTCGGCCGTGGCCCAGGAGCTGGTCTTCATTCTGGCCGCCTGTGTACATCCCGAGGACGAGCAGGCCATCCGCGCTGCGCTGGCGACCCCTTTGCTGGGGCTGGACGTCGCCCGGCTGGCGATGCTGGGGGACGACGAATGGGCCTGGGACGGGCAGGTCGAACGCTTCCAGTCATATCATCAACGCTGGCGGCAGCGGGGCGTCCTGCCGATGCTGCGCCAGCTGTTGCACGATTTCGAGGTCCCCGCCCGTCTGCTGGCCCAAGGCCCGGATGGCGAACGCCTGCTCACCGACTGCCTGCATTTGGCCGAACTGTTGCAGCAGGCGAGCGCTCAGCTCGATGGCGAGCAAGCTGTCCTGCACCATCTGGCGCGCCAGTGCGCCACACCGGATGATGACGCCGATGCGGAGGATGCGCGCCGCCTGCGTCTGGAAAGCGACGAGAATCTGGTACGGGTCATCACCATCCACAAGTCCAAGGGGCTCGAATATCCTCTGGTGTTCCTGCCCTTCATCTGCCGGGGCCGCGCCGCTCGGCTGCAGGATCGCCCCCACCTGCTGACGGTGGATGGCGAGCGCCAGTGGATCATGCAGGCCACCGATGCGCAACGCCGCCAGTTGCTGCAGGAACAGCTGGGCGAGGAGACCCGCAAGCTCTATGTCGCGCTGACCCGCGCCCGGCATGCCGTCTGGCTGGCGCTGGCGGTGCCGGGGAAAGATCGTGTCAGCGGCATTGGCCATGTCCTGGGAGAAGACCTGCGTCTGGCCTGGAGTGATCGGGTCGCCGCCCATCCGGACGAGTTTGCCTGGGACACTTCGCAGCCGGCCGATGCGGCCGGTTCGATCGCAAGGCAGGAGGATATTTCGGACGATACCGCGGACCTGGGGCCCGCCCGACTGCTGGCTGTGCCAGCGGTGCGCCATCCCTGGTGGGTGGCCAGCTATTCCGCCCTGCATCCGACAGACGCCCAGATCGGGGCCGCCGGCTCTCGGGATGCGTCTCCCGAGACGGCGTCCGAAGACGTGTTGCGTGAGGGGCGCCGGGTGGTGGATGTGGCGGGGTGGCCACCGGAACCGGATGTTCCCCTCGCCGCTTCGGACGGTCTTTCGGGCGCCCTGTCCGGACTTCCCCGGGGTAGCGAGACGGGTACCTTCCTGCATGGCCTGCTCGAATGGGCCGCACAGCGGCGCTTCCGCCATCTGGACGGTGCGCGCGACCTGATCGCCCGTCGCTGTGCCGTGCGTGGCTGGGAAGCTCACATCGATACGCTGCACGCCTGGCTGCTGGATTTCGTCCAGACCGCCTGGACCCCCCGGGTGCCGGGCGGCCCGGTGCTGCGGCTGGATCGCCTGCGGGCCAGCTTGCCCGAAATGGAGTTCTGGCTGCCGGTGGAGCAGGTGTGGGTGACGCGGCTGGATCAGTTGATTACACAGGCCACGTTCGATGCGGCCCCCCGTCCCGCGCTGGCCGAAGACAGGCTCAACGGCCTGTTCAAGGGTTTCATCGATCTGTGCTTGCAGGGCGACGACGGGCGCTATTACCTGATCGACTACAAGTCCAACGATCTGGGTGCGCGGCTGTCGGACTATCGCCCTTCGGCGTTGCAGGCGGCCATGTGTGCGGCGCGCTATGACGTGCAACTGGTCATGTACGTCCTGGCGCTGCACCGGCAGTTGCGAACCCGGCTGCCGGATTACGATTACGAACGGGATATGGGCGGGGCGATCTATCTGTTTCTGCGGGGGCGGATGGCACCCGGCCAAGGCCTCCTGTCCCTGCGTCCGCCGCCGTCCCTGATCGAGGATCTGGATGCCTTGTTTGCCGGCCAGGAGGCCGCGGCCCATGACTGA